CATGCCCTCTTCATGCAAGTCTCTGTGCGGTGATACAATACTGGGCGCTTCCACCATCCATGATTCTCTGCCATCTTGTCTACTAGGGCTAATGGTACATGTCTATTGATGCATGTGACTAGGGGTATATGGACACCTGTGGCACGTACGGGTAGGTGTAGGTGCATCTGTGTGAGTGGGGTGGGTTGGTAGAGACATGTAGGTACCTGCGTCTTGGTGGTGGTCTCTGCACATCGGCCTCGGAAGTGGTCTCGGTGTTGGGTCTTCCCTTGATGCTtggattgtcttctcctccaggtcgGACGTGGTGGTGCTCTGCTTCTCTTTGGCTAACCCTCATTCTCTGCGTCATGTCAAGAGCATGTGGCTGCCGGAAATCAAGCACTTCTGCCCCCGAACTCCTGTGGTGCTGGTGGGGTGTCAGCTGGACCTGCGATATGCTGACCTGGATGCTGTGAACCGCGCACGCCGCCCTCTGGCCAAGTGAGTCCATTGGAAGCCGCTGACTGTAGATTGTGCAGCCCGTGGACCAAATCTTAATActgatgctttttttttcccccttagacCTATAAAGCCGACCGACATCTTGTCCCCAGAGACCGGGCATGAGGTGGCCAAGGAACTAGGCATCCCCTACTATGAGACAAGCGTGGTGGCGCAGTTTGGTGTGAAGGACGTCTTTGACAATGCCATCCGGGCGGCCCTCATTTCCAGGAGACACCTGCAGTTTTGGAAGTCTCATCTCAAGAAAGTTCAACGTCCGTTACTCCAAGCCCCGTTTCTACCTCCTAAGCCACCTCCACCCATCATACACCTCCCTGatcctccacaatgcaatggccAAGGCCCCGCTGAACTCTTCTGCACCCCACTTTGTGCTGACGTGGTCTTCCAGCTGCTGAGTGGACAGAAGATCTTTGCCCATAAGGTCTACTTGGCCACTGCCTGTTCCAAATTTTATGACCTCTTCACTTTGGAATTGTTGCCTGGGGAGATGAATGGGGATAAGCCGACACAATGGAGTGCCGGGCTGCCTGACCCTGTCTGGAGCAGGAGCCTGGATGGGAAACGTGAAGCCTTAAATGACCCGCCGCTTCCTGTCAGGACTTATGGCATGGGGGGGGAGGATGGTGGGGGGAACAGCCCTCTCGGTTGGGGCAGGAAGTTATCAGACTGGGGAAGAGGCTTTGTCAGCCTACAGATAGACCTAATAGAAGATCCCCTTACACAACGTCAGAGGCCGATGCTGGCCGTCCAGATGGATGCGCTCATCCAGGAGCAGCCACTCAGGGCCGTGCTGGAGTACTTGTATACCGGACACCTAAACCAGAGCAGGGCCGACCTCATGCAGATCGCCACCATCGCCGAGGCCTTAGAGGTCTTCGACCTTCGTATGATGGTCTCCAACCTGCTGAACAAAGAGGGCTTCATGAATCAGGAGATCACTAAAGCCTTTCATGTGAGGAGAGCCAACCGGATCCGGGAGTGTCTGAACCGCGGGCTCTTCTCTGGTACGGACTAACTTCTGGGTAGTCCCAGCGGTCCACCTGGCGAGTGTAGGCTAGGACGTCCTTCTGTTGACCCGGGGGGACTCGGTCACGTATGTGTCTTCCCAGACTCTCCAGTCCAAGGACAACCCTTTGTTTAGGGAATCCAAAGATGAGAAGAGGCAGTCAACGGGGCAGTTTAGCTGGAGGAGAAGTAGAACACGTGTTTGGGGGTGCAACACTTCTAGTCAAAAAATGTTACAAGGGGATCACCCAGTTTctccatattttttattttttttaaattgctatattttagttttttaaaaccCATTTGGGGATGCAGCCCCCTCCTCAGAAACGCGTCGGTATGGAGTCTGTCGCTGCACTGTAAGGGAATCGCTCGCGCTGCGCCCCCGAAACGCGTGAAGTCTGACTGTTGGAAAAATTGCTAAGGATAAAGCGGGTGATTCCCTCGTTGTAACCTTTTCTGACTAGACGGGTTGCGCCCCCAACTGGTGTGTTTTACTTCTCCAGCTAAAGTTTTGTTTAGGGACTGGAGGGGGTGTTCTATTACATCCTCTGCGCCAATGTACAACGGATATACCAATTTTTTGacccaaaaacacacacacacactttttttttacttgtccaagatggctgccacaatATTCTATGCaatagtagtgtattagactaCCAACGCTCCTGCGAAGATGGCACAACGCCTCTACACCACAGGCCTCTCATCTAGCCAAGCTGGCAACCTCCTGCACGGATGAGGGGCAAGAAACCCCAAACGCTCTGCCGGCACACGGTGACCTCTTCCTGCTGCACAcaactctggctttggctcatattcccagttTTTGTTATAAAGCTTCTTAAAAGGGCTGACATGggctgtaggaatgctgccttccactaggtggtgctgcagaggtattgctccatctccctaTAGTCTCTTCACACcgtctaggtactctccctaaggagaaaccatagcCTTCCCGGCAGACGACCAGtgcactacacctgctctctgattggggtTGGCCAGTCGGAGAACAGAGCACAGTGCCTTGGCCTACTGGTGCACAGTGTGTAGGTAGGTAGACTGGAGTGGCCACCTGGAAGCGTCAGATTCGTGCAGACCAACGGCAGGTGATATGACCTCTTCAATCTCGGGACTGGAGGGTTGGTTATAAGACGTCATCTAGCCCTCTTGGCGAGGTCCGAACACGCTGGACCGCCCTGGATAAGGCACCCGCTCCGCTCCTGAAGCAGGGTGAGGGCCCAGAACCAGTCTAGTCCCTCCCTTGTTGGCTTTCCATCTGCAGGACCTTGGTGAGTTTGGTAACgcttctccttgtggagatcaCGGGGCTGTAGGGAGTCTTCTAGGCCATgcaaaagctatgcaaatgagtgatgggatAATCCTCCACTGCCCCCTATTGGAAGGTGGCTACCCTCCGAGTCCAAGGCTGAGAGGGCTGGATAGCCTGTAGGTGGGGGTCTGTCATCTGCAGCAGACATGTAGGCTATTGTGGGTGCGGGATCTCGGGGGGCGGGGGTATTGCCCACACTGCTTGTAGCTTTAGCCGTCTTGTCTGCCTTCTGCTAAACTGCATTCTGTGCCCCCCACAGACGTGGTGTTTACAGTGGACGACGGCCCCGTGCCGGCCCACAAGCCGCTTCTGATTGCAAACTGTGACTGGATGGTGGCCATGTTCCGGGGCTCGTTCCGGGAGAGCTTCACCCGAGGGGTAATGTCAGCTACTGTGGGGGGATGTGTGTGCATGGGGGGTCTTGTGATGTGTGCCACCGCGCCAAGGGCCAGAACCCATCATTCATGTCTTAGTGCAGCTCCCGGCTGTGCGGTGAGCCTACATATGGGGGCTGCTTCCCGCACGGGATAGTACTCTTCACATCGGCCATCATCTTCTCTTTGCAGCATGTTCAACcgtccttttttgtttttccgtcgatgcggccgcaTGAGggctttttgcgtggcaaactggtgccacttttgggtacatgggctatattgtaaaaaaaatgtatatatttttttttatgattgcagggagagaaaatgcatgaattctgccatagtgggttttcacgcccgcccgatatatgttgtccctctctgcaggggaaggaagcGGGCCGGGAGTAGcgccctgagctcccgcccctcccattgcaaatagtggcgaagggCGGAGAAGGGGCTCACTGCACTACTCCCGGCCCgcttccttcccctgcagaggacGACAGCATATAttgtccgggcgtgaaaacccgaccgatgtACGCACGTCGGAATGAGCCCTTATTGCGTCTTTTTGGGAGGCCAAATGCTGAAAACTAGCATTTTTGCCTTAGCTTTTtaggtgttgttttttttaattttttttttccttcatgctttttgccatgcaagaTAAAAAGCGTGTTAAACCTATTGTACGCCTCGTTACGGATACGACTggaccaaatatgtgggattttaattttttatgctAATGAGAGCGAACAAAGGGCGTTCTtactttttcttccccctttttgtacattatttttatctccaGGACTCCTGTATCTGCTTCTGCATTGTGGTGATATTTGGCTTCTCTGCATGATGCGGCTCTAACTTGTTTGTGAACTGCGTAcagtacagaatcatgcctgtagtATATAATGCAGCGGCCCCTGAGGGCCggtagatctccagcatccagtGCTGACCgtcagccttgtcccttgtgctcATGAAGGTCTCCAGACTCTCTGGATGATATGAGCTGTAGAtgggggatattcaaagtcttaaAGATGTGACATCGAAGAAcacttttctgaaattgttccacaattttagaCGCGGTTTCTCACAAATTGGTGAACTTTTGATCATCTTTtacttctgagagactcggcccCTCTAAcagctctttttatacagtcatgtgacttaatgACACCCGGCCGGAGGGTTAATTTCCTTCTaccacttttccagccttttgttagtTGTCCCAACGTTTGTGAGATGTGGCTGACATCAATTTCTGAAGGACAGCGTCCCACCTTTTTGTGGTTGTCCATGGCCTTGCTGATGTTGGGCTGCAGCTGGGAGCCCATCAGTACTCTGCTGATGCCCTACGCACCGCCTAGGGCTAACATTATGTGGAGGGTGCTGCTGGGCCTTTTGCAGTAGCTTGCCTTTGAGTCTAGAGGTTGGGTCTCACTTACGGAGTGCTGTCCACCATGACCTAATCCTGGCCGTTCCTTGTCTCGCAGGTCTCTCTGCCCGGCACGTCCTCCTCCTGCCTGCGGGCAGTTCTGGAGTATCTGTATCTGGGTCACTTCTCGCCAAGACCTGAGCTGGACTGCATGGAGCTCCTCATCTTGAGTAACCGGCTGTGTCTTCCGCACCTGCAGGCTCTGACTGGTGAGCACACCAGGGGGGTTCACATACTAACGCACTGGGACAGGCCACGAACATCGAGATTGCACTTTATTGTGGAAGCGGTAGCTGACGTGTGGTATGGCTTAGGCTGGTGTGCATGGAAGCTGTATGACACTACTGCAGGTAGCGTGTAGCGTGCCGTTAATGTGTGCACTGATGCTGGACGGCAGCTCCCAATACTAGCGGAGCGCCATCTGCCCCGGGCTCTTGTGCTTCCTCTGCAGGCCGTGTCCTTGACGTGTGAGTGACGCGCTGCGCTCCCCGTCCTCTATAGATTATCAATGTGACCTCTAGAATGTGCCATCGGGATCAATACAAAGCTTCCAGCGACCGCTCTGATACTTGGCTGTGTGGCCCCTGGTTAGAATGTGCTGGCGAGGAGCAGGTAGTCCTGATGTCTCTGCAGAGTCCGTGTTGTATGTAACGTGTCTGTGTTCCTGTTCTAGAACAACACGCTGTGGACGAGCTCCTGGCCTCCTACGTGCAAGGAGCCGATGTAGATGGGCAAGTTCTCCTGTACCTGGACATAGCACAGGTGAGCCGCCTGCGAGGAGGGATCGGGCGGTGCTGTTCGATGGACCTGGAATGGTCTGACTTCGTTAACCCCTTCACGGTGCAGGATGTATATTTATGTCATGAGAGCGTGGGGTTTGTAtagagtggggggagggggtggggggtggtttGCTCCCGCTCCATATACAGCCGGTGCTGGCGGTCTTCGACAGCTGACAGCCACCCGCACTAGTACAATCGGTCTGAGGACTGATTACGGCCCGATGAGCTTACAAGGTGCCGTTCGGGGGCCGTGCCCTTAGGAAGGCCCTCATGGCTGGCTGCCTGTCAGAAAGCGATAAGATGCAATACTGTAGTAGTATATTCTGTTCTATGggcaatcaaacaatcgcaagttcaagtccctcatGGGGACGAAGAAAAGAGGAAAAAGGGGTTTAGAAAGTCTTTTATTAATATCTGTAATAACCCAACCAGATTTGCCATCCCTGCAGCCTATGAAACGGTCAATCACATCCTGCAGGGCGAACGTCGTAGAAAAAATACTCAGCGCCAGCA
The sequence above is a segment of the Eleutherodactylus coqui strain aEleCoq1 chromosome 7, aEleCoq1.hap1, whole genome shotgun sequence genome. Coding sequences within it:
- the LOC136572328 gene encoding rho-related BTB domain-containing protein 2-like; this translates as MLHTEPGDDESEQPVRKAAEETSAPPRGRTLHRHILMDTDLDYERPNVETIKCVVVGDNAVGKTRLICARACNATLTQYQLLATHVPTVWAIDQYRVCQEVLERSRDVVDEVSVSLRLWDTFGDHHKDRRFAYGRSDVVVLCFSLANPHSLRHVKSMWLPEIKHFCPRTPVVLVGCQLDLRYADLDAVNRARRPLAKPIKPTDILSPETGHEVAKELGIPYYETSVVAQFGVKDVFDNAIRAALISRRHLQFWKSHLKKVQRPLLQAPFLPPKPPPPIIHLPDPPQCNGQGPAELFCTPLCADVVFQLLSGQKIFAHKVYLATACSKFYDLFTLELLPGEMNGDKPTQWSAGLPDPVWSRSLDGKREALNDPPLPVRTYGMGGEDGGGNSPLGWGRKLSDWGRGFVSLQIDLIEDPLTQRQRPMLAVQMDALIQEQPLRAVLEYLYTGHLNQSRADLMQIATIAEALEVFDLRMMVSNLLNKEGFMNQEITKAFHVRRANRIRECLNRGLFSDVVFTVDDGPVPAHKPLLIANCDWMVAMFRGSFRESFTRGVSLPGTSSSCLRAVLEYLYLGHFSPRPELDCMELLILSNRLCLPHLQALTEQHAVDELLASYVQGADVDGQVLLYLDIAQFHNATQLTAWCLHYICTNYNAVCRKFPREMKYMSSDNKSHFERCRWPPVWYLKEEDRYLRCKKEREREEEMIRKQHSKSKWCFWRPSSSPSSSSVS